The Qipengyuania aurantiaca genome contains the following window.
AACGGGCACTCGCCAGCGCGTGAGGCGTTGGGTCCCCATGGATCGCACAACACTTCAGAACGACTGGTTCGACCTCACCCGCGAACGGATGCCCCAGGCTGCGCAGGCGCGCGGATGGCCAGTGCGGTTCGACCATTGTTTTCAGCGCATCCTGCTCGACAACGCGGTTGGTGCAAAGTGGAATGAGCAAATTCCTGCGCCCGCCTATCGCAACGCGCCGGACGAGATCTTGCAGCGTGCCGTCGCGCTTGGCCGTGCGGCCATGGAAGGCACGGAAGACCTTGCCGAGCTCAACCGCAACTCGCTCGGTTTTCGCGGGAAGCTGAAGCCTTGAAACCATCAAAAAGCCGGACACCCGCAAGGATGCCCGGCTCGAGTTGCGACCCTTTGTGGGCTTGTTTTTAAACTTATTTGATCCCGATGACGTCGGGGTTGTTGTCCCGGTCGCCGCTCACCGTGCCGCCGTAGCGGACCGAGCGCTGCAGGATCAGGCCGGCGAGGTGCGGCGCGGCCATCGAGGTGCCCGAGAGATAGGCGTAACCACCGTTGAGGTAGGTCGAGACGATGTCCACGCCCGGCTCGGCCACGTCGATCGGCGGGTTGCCGTAGTTGGAAAAGCTGGCGAAGCGGTCGTTGCTGTCGCTGGCCGACACCGTCCAGATGTAGGTCCCGTTGACGCGTCCCGGCGACGAATAATTCGCATTCATCGCCTCGTTACCGGCAGCAAGGGTGAAGTAGATGCCGCGGTTCGAAGCGCGTAGCACGGCGTTGTCGAGCGTGGAGCTCGTGCCGCCGCCAAGGCTCATGTTCACGACATCGCCCGGTGAAGCATAGCGATAGGTGTGGTCGACCGCTGCAAGGACGGCGGAATTCGAACCCTCGCCGCTTGCACCGAAGACGCGAAGCGACACGACCGGCGCACCCGGAGCCACGCCGACGACACCCGCACCATCGCCCTTAGCAGCGATCGTGCCGGCAACGTGTGTACCGTGACCATTGCCGTCACCGGTGCTCGACGTACCCGACACGAAGCTGCGCGAACGGCCGCGGTCGATGTTGAGATCCGGGTGGTCGGCGATCCCGCTGTCGATCACCCATGCGCGGCGGAAACCCGAACCCGTGCCACCTCCGACACGCGCAACACCCCAAGGAGTGTAATCGGCCGTGATGCTGACGTCCCTGGTCGGCTTTCCGCGCTGCTTGGTGGCGATTGCCATGACCTGGTCCTGCTCGCACGACTCGATCGCCGGATTGCCGTTCATGACGCGGCCAATCGCGTGATCGGGAATCTGCAACGCAAAACCCTTCACGGCGCCGGTGTAGACGTGCTTGATACGCCCCTGCCCGCGATTGGCGGCGCGGCCTGCTTCCTGCGCCACGGCATTGCCGGGGGTGTTGAAGTTCATGGTGCAGATCCAGCTGCCCGAAATCTTCTGGCCGGCACGCTCGATGGCTGGGTTTACCCGTTCTTCACCGGCGCGCAAGCTGGCTCCGTTCTGGGCGATAAGGGTCGTCGGGATGGCGGCAAGCACCATCGCCGTGAGAAGCGACTTCTTCATTGTTTTTTCTCCCAAAATTGCGAGTTTCCACTCGCCGTTTCAGGAGTATGTGTAAGGCAATGTTTGCCAAGCCTGTTTTGTCGCTGCGCTGCAGCAATGTAACGAGTTGCCTCGCTTGCAATTCCCGATTGTTTCAGTGAGATGAACGGAAATTGTATAAAAACGACATTTAGAAAAACGATCTGCTTCGGATGAACGTTCACTTCCGAAACATACTAATTTTTGCGTCTTTTTTGCCGCAGTTTCTGAAAACTTCATCTTAACCAAGTGCGGCCTTGACGAAAGCGACAGTTGATACGTGCTTGCCCTAAGGGCGAGCGTATCGGGGCGGCCTTGGCAGCCGCCCCGACAAACAGAATCACATACCGGCATCGCCGATAGTGGCTGGACCGTCGTCCGAAACCGCGCTGTCCGCCGCCTCATCGCCGGCGACAAGGCCGCGGGCTTCGAGCATCGGGGTCACGTCAGGGGCGCGACCGGCGAAGTTTTCGAACATCTTGAAGTAGTCCATCGTGCCGCCGCGGCTGAGCACGGTAGCGCGGTAGTGATCGCCATTGGCGCGGGTCAGTCCACCGTTCTCGAGGAACCACTTGCGGCTATCGCGGTCGAGCATTTCGGTCCACAGATAGCTGTAATAGCCTGCCGAATAGCCGGTCGGGCCACTGAAAATGTGGTTGAAATAGGTGCTACGATAGCGCGGCGGGACGAGGTCGATCTCCAGACCCAGCTCCTCCAGCGAATTGCGTTCGAAGGCGCTGACCTTCTCCGGCGTATCGAGCGCGGCGGCTTCTTCGGGCGAGAGCGCGGCCCACTTCATGTCCAGCAGGGCGGCTTCGACGACTTCGCCGAAATCGTAGCCCTGGTTGAACTTGGACGCGGCCTCGATCCGGTCGACCATCGCCTGCGGGATGGTTTCGCCGGTCTGGTAGTGCTTTGCGTAATTGCGCAGCACATCGGGGTAGGTTGCCCACATTTCGTGGACCTGGCTCGGATATTCGACGAAGTCGCGTGCCGTGGCCGTGCCCGAGAGGCTTTCGTAGCGCTGGTCGGCGAAGAAGCCGTGCAGCGCATGGCCGAACTCGTGGAAGGTCGTGTTGACCCAGTCGAAGCTGACCAGCTGCGGTTCGCCCGCGGGCGCCTTCGGGATGTTGAGCACATTGTAGATCACCGGCTTGGTGCCCCACAGATGGCTCTGGTCGACGAAGTTGCTCATCCACGCACCGCCGCGCTTGGAAGGGCGCTGGAACGGGTCGAAGTAGAACAGGCCCAGTTCGCTGCCGTCGCGGTCGAACACGGTGTAGGTCCACACGTCGGGGTGATAGACCGGCAGGTCCGTGCGGCGTTCGAAGGTCAGGCCGTAGAGCTTTTCCGCCATGTAGAAGACGCCGTCTTCCAGCATCGTGTCGAGCTGGAAATACTCCATCATCGCGTCTTCATCGAGCTCGTACTGCTCGGCCTTGATGCGGTTGGCGTAGCGATACCAATCCCATGGCTTCACTTCATAATTGCCGCCATCGGCTGCGATGGCCGCGTTAAGCATTGCGGCTTCGCGGCGCTGCGTCGCGGCGAGCGCCGGGACCATCTGTTCCATGAAGTCGAGCGCGGTCTCGGGGGTCTCCGCCATGCGGTCCCACATCGCGTAGGTCGCCCAGTCCGGCTTGCCGAACAGAGCGGCCTTTTCGGCGCGCAGTTCGGCGATACGGGCGATGAGGAGGCGCGTGTCGATATCGGTCGTGCCGTCGGCGCGGTGATAGCTTGCCATGAACAGCTTCTCGCGCGCGGCGCGATTAGTCATGCTCGGCAGAAGCGGCTGCTGCGTCGTGTTCTGCAGCGCTATGGCGTATTTGCCTTCGTGGCCCAGTTCAGCCGCGAATTCGGCCGCCGAGGTGATGTCGGCGTCCGAAAGGCCAGCAAGGTCGCTGCGGTTGTCGAAGATCACCGGCTGATCCGCCATGGCATCCTTGGCCTGCTGGCTGAATTCGGTGGTCAGCGTGGACAGTTCGGTGTTGATCGCCTTCACGCGTTCACGCTGCGTCTCGGTCAGGAGCGCGCCGGCCTGCACCATGCTGTCATAGGTGTTTTCGAGCAGCGTCGCGTCTTCGGGCGTCATCGTCATCGCGGCGCGGTTGTCGTAGACGGCCTTCACGCGGGCGAAGAGCGCGGGATCGAGGGTGATGCTGTCGCTATGCGCGGTCAGCAGCGGGCTGACTTCGGTGTTGATTTCGTCAAGACGGTCGGTGGTGTTCGAGCCGGTCAGCGCGAAGAAGACCCGCGAGACGCGGCCGAGCATGCGGCCGGACTTTTCGTAAGCGACAATCGTGTTTTCGAATGTCGCCGGAGCGGGGTTGGCCTTGATCGCCTCGATTTCGGCCTTCTGGATCGCCATGCCCTGGCGGAAAGCGGGGAGGTAGTCGTCCTCCGAAACGGCTTCGAAATCGGGTGCGAGGAACGGTAGGTCGCTGTCGGCAGCGAAATAGCCGGTGCCCTTGGGGATCGAAACCGCGGCGTCCACGGCGGCGTCGGCGATGGGGTCCATTTCTCCTCCGGGAGCGGTGGTGCAGGCGGACAGAAGGGCGGCTGCGGCGGTGGTGGCCAGAATATGGGCCTTCATGGTTTCTCCAGTTTTATCTCAGGTGCTGCATGCCAACGCGCGAGATCGCAGGTTGGTTGCAAATGCGACAGAATGTGCGGGAGCCTAGGTAGCCGACAGTAACAAGGGCTGAACGTCCAACCGCACAGGGTCTTCGATAGACGGCGTTCAGCTCCCTTCCAACGCCTCGCCCTGACCGCGTTCGGCCTGGTTGCGCGCCGCGAGCGCGGCCTCTTCGAGCGCCTGGTTGTTGACCGTCATCACCTTGGGCTGGCCGCTGTCATCGACCACCAGCCACAGCGAACCCAGCTCGAAAAAAGCCCCCTGGTCCTTCTCGACCGTCATTTGCGACAGGTCGAGCCGCTGCAGGAGGTCGAGCATCCGCTCATCGAAGATATCGTCGAACAGGGTATCGATCTGTGTTTCGGTCAGTTCGTGCCGATTGCCCGCGTCGTCGATGTATAGGAGGGGGATACCGACCTGCTCGAGGATGCGCGCGCGGTCGCCGCTACGGGCCGCATCGCGAAGCGCCGAAATGGCGGCTTCGAACTGGCTGGGGCTGGTCCCGGTCGCACAGGAAATCGCGCCGCCTTTCACCGCATCGTGCTGCTTGTCGAACTCGATGTCGGGATCGTCCTGCTCCGACCAGACCATCAGCAGGCAATTGTCGCCCGGGTCGGGCTCGGCCTGCGCTTCCACCGCGCGTAGCAGCTGCTCGCTCGGCGGATCGTCACCTACCACTTCCTCGGTCACCGGCGAACAGGCCGCAAGCGGCGCTGCGAGCAGGATCGTGCAGGTTGTGCGGATGCGGGAGAGGGTCATTCGGCCTTCGCGTGGTAAGTGACGACAGGATCGTAGAGCGAGCCTGCTTCGCGCAGGAAACTCTCGTACAATATGTAGGTATCGACGCGCCATGGGCCAAGAGCGAGGCTTTCGTTGCGGGCGAGGAATGGGGCCAGCGATCCGGCCGCTGCGTTGAGCCGCGCCAGCGTGATGTGGGGCGTGAACTTGCGGGTCTCGGCAGGCAGACCGCAGCGCTGGCACAGGCGCTCGATCCGGGCCTGGAGACGGGTGAGCGGCTCGCTAGGCGCAATACGCGCCCAGACCGAGGATGGGCGGGATTTTCGCTCGAAATATCCGACACCTGCGATGGAGAGTTCGAACGGTTCGAAGGCGAGCGTCTCGGCTTCTTCGGCCAGATCATCGGCGCGATGGGCGTCGACCTCGCCGATATAGCGTAGCGTCAGGTGCAGCTGGTCGTCGTCCTGCCAGCGGGCGTTCTCGAGATCGTCCATCGTGTCGATCAGCGCGTCGCGCAGCGGTGCAGGCGGGCGAAGGGCAAAGAAGAGGCGGTGGGTCATTATGCGTCGGCCCGGGAACACTCAGGCGGTTTGGACGACGACCCGGTTCCGGCCGCCTGCCTTGGCTTCGTAAAGCGCCTTGTCGGCGCGTTTGATGGCGCTGCCGATGGCTTCGCTTGCGCGATGCTCGGCCACGCCGATGGAGGCGGTGCCGAGGAGGCCGGTCAGACCGAATTCTGCGGCGACGGCCTTGATGGCCGCACGAATGGCCTCCGCGATTTCATGGGCACGGGCTGGATCGTCCAGCGCAAGGAAAACGGCAAACTCCTCGCCGCCAAGCCGCGCGGCGAAATGGTTCTCGTCGCCGAGGTCGCGCACATTCTGTTGCAGCGCCTGCCCCACAGCGATCAGCACACGGTCGCCGATGTCGTGGCCATGCTGGTCGTTGACCTGCTTGAAGTTGTCGAGATCGAGCAGGAGGACGTGATTCCTCTCGCCCGGTGCCGGTGTGACAAGCTCGCTCTCGAAGAGCGCCCTGCGGTTGTATAGGCCGGTGAGCGGATCGCGATTGGCGAGGAACTCGGCGCGCGCCAGCGCTTCGGCGAGGTCTTCGCCGAGGCGATGGTTGTTTACGAGCGTCTCGGCGGCCGCGTATTTCTGCCGCGCCGCGGCAAGGCTGAAGGAAGCGACGGCGAGATAGATCAGGCCTACGCCGAGCGACATCCAAGTCCCGAATGGCGAGGGGGCCTGCAGCATGGCAATCCAGAAGGTGGCCAGGAAGGCGAGGCCGAAGGGATACCAGACCCAAGGCAGCGGCGAGCAATGCACCGCCACGAGGCTGGTACAGATGAGCACTGACGCGGCCACGATAAAGGCAGCCGGATGGAGATTGGGCTCAAAAAACACCGGCGCGAGCAGGAGCGCCCAGCTTGCTCCGCCAAACAGGCCGATAGGGAGTGCCAGCGCGGGAGGCATTGCAGGGCGTTTGCCCGCAGCAAACTTTTTCCGGATCGAGATATAGACCGATGTCATGAACAGCGTTGCTGCGAGCCGGAAAAGGATCGGGATGTGGAAATCTGCGGCGTTGGGCAGGAGCTGCGAAACCGCAGCGATAATAAGCGTCCCCACGATGTTGGAATAGATCGTGCGGCCTTCGGTCTCGGCAACGCTGCGCAACACCTCGGCCTCGCGCTCCCCATGCCAGTCGGGGTCGCGTTCGGACAGGCTGGGAGTGGTTGCGAAGCGCGCGGTGCTTGACGCCATCATTGCCCCTTATCGTCGATCGAGACTTTCCGCTAGCCTTCCTAGCTGGATACCGAACGCGATGTGGAAACCTCGCGGGGGTCCTCGTAGCTGGCTTCCATAAAGATTTTCGCCCGGCGTTCCGAACGGAATTCCAGTCCGCGGGCGACTTTGCCGGCGGCATGGGTATAGTCGAGTTCGGCAGCGATGCCTTCGTAATCGGCCGCGTTGATGGCGGCGTTCAGACGCGGGCTCTCGCGGTCCGACACATTGCCGAGGCCCACATTGTAAACGAGGTCGAGCAAGGCATCGAACTCGTGCTGGTACAGCGGTAAATCGCCCACAAGGATGCGGACGCCGCGCTCGGCTGTCTTGAGGTCGTCTTCAAGAAAAGCAAGCACCTGTTCGTCGCTGATGCGGTCGCCCACGCGAAGATTGTCTGCCGGGCGGATGAGGTGGCCGACGCCCACGGTCGGGTAGCCGGCGACATCGCGGTAAACGGTGTAACGCACGCCTTCCTCTTCGATCAGCGCCTGCTTGAATTCGTCACTGGCGGTCAGCAGGGCGGCGGGCTTACGCACCTCTTCCATTTCCACCGCGCTGATGGTCACGGCAGGCGTCACGGTCGGCTTCGCCTTCTGGGTTGGCGGACCGGTGAAGGCGGCAAGGCTCATGGCTCCCGCCCCCATGAGGAGCGATGCGCGTTTGCGCGTCGAAAGGCGCGGTTTGACCTTGTAGACCTTGGCGGCCGCCTGGCGTGCGCGCTTCAGTTCGCGGCGATGGTCGCGATGACGGCGGATGCGCTGGAGGAAGGATTTGGCACCCTTCTGCTCGCCTGCATGCGGGGTGGAAGTCCATTTTTCGTTGTCGAGCGGGCGGTCGAGTTCCGCCATGATCGCTTTCAGTCGCTCGCTCTGGAGCGAATTGATCTGCGATTGCCTGCTGAGGGTGGCGGACGGCGACGAGCCCGGTTTTCTTTCATTGTCTGACATGAATTCGGTGCGCCTTGTATTCTGCTATTCGAGACCGGAACGGCGCGGTTTCGCCCTCCGGTCGCCCAGCCGTGTCTTTGCGAAAACGCGCATAGAGGTGGGCGTGTATGCTTAAGGAACGGTCGGGGAGGGCACTTGGGTCCACGCTTCACCGCCGCTGCAGAACAGATGGCGGTCGGACGGTGCACGCTCAGGCGGCGGCCTGCACCCGGTTGCGGCCTGCGTTCTTGGCCGCGTAACACGCCGCATCGGCGCGCTGGAGAGCTTCATCGAGCTCTTCGCCCGGATGCCAACGCGCGATGCCGATGGAGGCTGTCGTTTCGAGAGCTCCGATATCGGCAGCCGCTGCGGAGATTTGCGTAATATCGCCCCGCAGCGCCTCGGCCACGCGGCGCGCGGTGTCGCAATCGGTGTCTTGCAGGAGGGCGACAAACTCCTCTCCGCCGAGGCGGAAGGCCATGTGGCCGCTGCCTTTCATGCCGTCCAGCCTCGCGCCGATGGCATCAGCTGCTGCCACCAGCACACGATCGCCGGCCGAGTGGCCGAATTTATCATTGATGCTCTTGAACCGGTCGAGGTCGATCATCAGCACCTGCCGCAGGCCCCCGTCGGCGGCTCTTTCGCGCTGCTCGAACAGCTTGCGGCGGTTGTATAACCCGGTGAGCGGATCGCAGGCCCCGAGGTATTCCGCCTTGGCCAGCGCTTGCGCCAAATCCTGCGAGAGCAACCGGTTTTCCACCAGCACGGCGGCTGAAGTGATGATGTGCTCCCCGGCGTTGTAGGCGTACATGCGAATGCCAGCGACGGTGATCGCTGCCACGGCGATGATCCACATATTGGCTGTCGATGCCAATTGGCTCGGGACAATCACGCACATGGTGAGGAAGAAGCTGGCGAGCATCATGTCCCGTGGTCCCCGCATCGCAGCCAGCGTGGTCGAAATGAGTGTGAGTGCGACGAGCACGACGCAGCCAACAAGCAATTGCGCGGCAAACGGCGTGCCTGCGGGTGCGGGCAGCAGCAGCATTGCGAGGGTGAACCCCGTCAGCCCCATTGCCAGCATCATGCGTCGATGCGGCCAGGTCGTGCGCCTGTTCTCGCGCACCGCGAGATTGAGCAGCGCAGCCGCACGGCGGGTGAAAGTGAAGGACGCCAAGCGCAGGCCGAGCAGCAGGTAGAAAGGCCCCGGCAAGGCGTAGAAAGCGAAGGAGAGGGCGAGTAGGGCCATGGCAAGCAGGCTGCTGCTGAGCGAACGCCGCTCGCGCTCCAGCATGGCGAGCATAGTCTCCTGCTGCACCGCGCGCGGATCGACATCCGGCGAAGCGCCGGCACGATCGGTCGGTCCAGAATGCGGCTCGTGCGCCATGATTTTGTGCAAGTCCTCCCCCGCTATCCGGCAGGCTAGCGGGAAAACCTTAACAAAACCGAAGCGCCTGTTAACTTTCGCATGGCATTGCACACATTCTGGCCCGTGATCGCTTCTAAAGCACGAAGTCTGCGCTGGTCAGATCCGTCACCCCTTAGAGCGCGATGATGAAGTCGGCCGAACCGTCGTTGTCGGTGCGCCTCCGAGAAAGGTGTTGCCGCCCGCGACATAGCTGACCAGCTCGCCCACCGTGCCGGTAAAGGCGCCGCTTGCGGTGAAGCTAAAGGCATCGTCCTCGCCGCCTGCTACCGCGTCGATGGCGGACAGGTCGACGATAAGCATTCCGATCATCTGCCGGTATTTTCGAAGGGTGGGACCTCGCAATCCGGGATTACGTTCCTATCTGAGACACCTCCCTTGACCACTGCGAACAATTCGGGAACACGCTCCCTCCATGGCACTTACCAAGATCTCCGTCCGCGGCGCGCGGGAACACAATCTTAAGGGCGTCGATATCGAACTGCCGCGCGATAGCCTCATCGTCATCACGGGGCTGTCCGGCTCGGGCAAGTCGAGCCTTGCCTTCGACACCATCTATGCCGAGGGGCAGCGGCGCTATGTCGAGAGCCTGAGCGCCTATGCGCGCCAGTTCCTGGAGATGATGCAGAAGCCCGATGTCGAGCATATCGACGGGCTCTCTCCCGCGATCTCGATCGAGCAGAAGACGACGAGCCGCAACCCGCGTTCGACCGTGGCCACGGTGACCGAGATCTACGACTACATGCGCTTGCTGTGGGCGCGGGTGGGGGTGCCGTATTCGCCCGCCACTGGACTGCCGATCGAGGCGCAGACGGTCTCCAACATGGTCGACCGCGTCATGGAACTGCCCGAGGGCACGCGGCTGTATTTGCTCGCGCCGGTGGTGCGCGGGCGCAAGGGCGAATACCGCAAGGAACTGGCCGAGTGGCAGAAGGCGGGCTTCACCCGCGTGCGCATCGATGGGGAGATGTACCCAATCGAGGAAGCGCCTGCGCTCGACAAGAAATTCAAGCACGACATCGAGGTGGTGGTCGATCGCCTCGCGGTGAAGGAAGGCATCGAGACGCGCCTCGCCGACAGTTTCGAGCAGGCCCTGAAGCTGGCTGATGGGCTCGCCTATGTCGACCTCGCCGACGGCGTAGTGCCCGGACGCGAGGACGAGGGCGCGTCAGGCGGCGCGATGAAGGGCGCTGGCCTGCCCGCCAACCGCATCGTGTTTTCGGAGCATTTCTCCTGCCCGGTCTCCGGCTTCACCATCGAGGAGGTCGAGCCGCGCCTGTTCTCGTTCAACGCGCCGCAGGGGGCCTGCCCGACCTGTGACGGTATCGGCGAAAAGCAGCTGTTCGACCCGCAGCTGGTCGTCCCCAACGAGGCGCTCAGTCTGAAGAAGGGCGCGGTGGTGCCCTGGGCGAAGAGCAACCCGCCGAGCCCCTATTACATGCAGGTCCTCGCCAGCCTCGCGAAGGAATACGAGTTCGACCTCACCACCCCGTGGGAAGATTTCGACAAGGAAATCCGCGACATCATCCTCTACGGCACCAAGGGCCGCGCCATCCCGCTCACCTTCAAGGACGGGCGCAAGCAATATACGGTGAAAAAGCCGTTCGAAGGCGTCATCGGCAACCTCAACCGCCGCATGCTGCAGACCGAAAGCGCGTGGATGCGCGAGGAGCTGGCCAAGTTCCAGACCGCGCAGCCGTGCGAGACATGCCATGGCAAGCGCCTCAACGAGAAGGCGCTGGCGGTGAAGATCGACGGCACCGACATCGCCACGCCGACCAAGATGAGCGTGGCCGATGCGAAGGACTATTTCCTGGGGCTCCCCGATGCGCTGAACGACACACAGCGGCAAATCGCGCACGCCATCCTCAAGGAAATCAACGAGCGGCTAGGCTTCCTCGACAATGTCGGGCTTGACTACCTCAACCTCGACCGCACCAGCGGCACATTGTCCGGCGGGGAGAGCCAGCGCATCCGCCTCGCCAGCCAGATCGGCAGCGGTCTTTCCGGAGTGCTCTACGTGCTCGACGAGCCCAGCATCGGCCTTCACCAGCGCGACAACGACCGGCTGCTCGAAACCCTCAAGCGCCTGCGCGACCTCGGAAACACCGTGATCGTGGTCGAGCATGACGAGGACGCCATCCGCACCGCCGACCACGTGGTCGACCTCGGCCCCGGCGCGGGCGTGCATGGCGGCGAAGTGGTCGCGCAGGGCACGCTCAAGCAGGTGCTGCGTTCAAAGAAGTCGCTCACCGCAGACTACCTCACCGGCCGCCGCGAAATCGCCGTCCCTGCCACCCGCCGCAAGGGCAACGGGCACGCGCTCACCGTCCACGGCGCGCGGGCGAACAATCTGAACAACGTCACCGCCTCCATCCCGCTCGGCACCTTTACCTGCATCACCGGCGTCTCGGGCTCGGGCAAGTCGTCCTTCACCATCGACACGCTCTACGCCTCCGCCGCGCGCCAGCTGAACGGCGCACGTGTGGTCGCGGGCGCGCACGACAAGGTCACCGGCCTCGAATATTGCGACAAGGTGATCGAAATCGACCAGTCGCCCATCGGCCGCACCCCGCGCTCCAACCCGGCGACCTACACCGGCGCCTTCACCCAGATCCGCGACTGGTTCGCCGGCCTCCCCGAAGCGCAGGCGCGCGGCTACAAGCCCGGCCGCTTCAGCTTCAACGTCAAGGGCGGCCGCTGCGAGGCGTGCCAGGGCGACGGCCTCATCAAGATCGAGATGCACTTCCTGCCCGACGTCTACGTGACCTGCGAGGAATGCGGCGGCAAGCGCTACAACCGCGAAACGCTGGAGGTGAAGTTCAAGGGCCACTCCATCGCCGACGTGCTCGACATGACGATCGAGGATGCGGAAGGCTTCTTCAAGGCCGTCCCCCCGATCCGCGACAAGATGCACATGCTGAACGAGGTGGGGCTGGGCTACGTCAAGGTCGGCCAGCAGGCGACCACGCTGTCAGGCGGCGAGGCGCAGCGCGTGAAGCTGGCCAAGGAACTGTCCAAGCGCAGCACCGGCCAGACGCTCTACATCCTCGACGAGCCCACCACGGGCCTCCATTTCGAGGATGTGAGGAAACTCCTCGAAGTGCTCCACCGCCTGGTGGACCAGGGCAATTCGGTGGTCGTGATCGAGCATAATCTCGACGTGATAAAAACAGCCGACCACATTCTTGATCTCGGTCCGGGCGGCGGCGTGCGGGGCGGGGAGGTTGTTGCGCAGGGTACGCCGGAGGAAGTGGCCGAAATCGAGGGATCCTATACCGGCCAGTACCTGCGTCCAATGCTGGCGCGCCAGAAGGAAGCCGCCGAGTAGCAACGGAAGCCGGCCCCCGCGCAAGCGGGGATGGCCGAGGTGGCGGAGCGCTATGCGGGGCAGTATCTCAAGCCGATGCCTGTGCTGCGGCAGAAATTGAATAGAAGCGCATTTGCTCTGAACCTGAAGAGGGATAATTCTTGCGTGTGTTTAACTAAAGTCTGCAGTTAATAAAATCTTAGATACCAACCATCCATTGACTATATAATAATCGCATTAATCATCTTCGACCTGGTCTTCGACTTTCTTTGATTTGGTGCTTTCGAATACATAGAAGTCTTCTTCGAAAACCTCCGCATAAGTTTCGCGAAATTTCTCCTTCTCGCGTACCCAGTGGAAAACCGGCCATACTTTATAGTCTGAGCGAGAAATCTTAGCTTCATCAGACAATTTTTTCATCAGTTCGCACACTCCATCGACGTTTCCGCAGACGGCCCGCTCGCAAATCTGAAATTCGTACGAAGAATTTTCCCAATCGTATCGCTTGAGCGCGTTTTCTGATTTCTCAATCTCATCCAGAAATCGGTATGCATTCGCGAGATTGATGACCATCATGCGCCGAATGCGTTCTGGACGATCCTCGCTTTCCCAGTCCACCAGTGCTTCCAGAAGTCGGCTAGCCAGCGTATAACGTTTATCTCGAATGCTCTGAAATGCTGCTGCATTCAGAGCGGTATAGGCCTCTTCAAAGTTAGACTTATCGAGCCTTATCCAAATATTCCAAATGAAGACTAGTAAGAAGTAAACCAAGTGGTCGGTGGATTTTCGGAGGTACAGCGAATCGAGGCTGACATTTTCCCCGATTTTGAGCATCGAATCTTTGGGGCAGGA
Protein-coding sequences here:
- the uvrA gene encoding excinuclease ABC subunit UvrA yields the protein MALTKISVRGAREHNLKGVDIELPRDSLIVITGLSGSGKSSLAFDTIYAEGQRRYVESLSAYARQFLEMMQKPDVEHIDGLSPAISIEQKTTSRNPRSTVATVTEIYDYMRLLWARVGVPYSPATGLPIEAQTVSNMVDRVMELPEGTRLYLLAPVVRGRKGEYRKELAEWQKAGFTRVRIDGEMYPIEEAPALDKKFKHDIEVVVDRLAVKEGIETRLADSFEQALKLADGLAYVDLADGVVPGREDEGASGGAMKGAGLPANRIVFSEHFSCPVSGFTIEEVEPRLFSFNAPQGACPTCDGIGEKQLFDPQLVVPNEALSLKKGAVVPWAKSNPPSPYYMQVLASLAKEYEFDLTTPWEDFDKEIRDIILYGTKGRAIPLTFKDGRKQYTVKKPFEGVIGNLNRRMLQTESAWMREELAKFQTAQPCETCHGKRLNEKALAVKIDGTDIATPTKMSVADAKDYFLGLPDALNDTQRQIAHAILKEINERLGFLDNVGLDYLNLDRTSGTLSGGESQRIRLASQIGSGLSGVLYVLDEPSIGLHQRDNDRLLETLKRLRDLGNTVIVVEHDEDAIRTADHVVDLGPGAGVHGGEVVAQGTLKQVLRSKKSLTADYLTGRREIAVPATRRKGNGHALTVHGARANNLNNVTASIPLGTFTCITGVSGSGKSSFTIDTLYASAARQLNGARVVAGAHDKVTGLEYCDKVIEIDQSPIGRTPRSNPATYTGAFTQIRDWFAGLPEAQARGYKPGRFSFNVKGGRCEACQGDGLIKIEMHFLPDVYVTCEECGGKRYNRETLEVKFKGHSIADVLDMTIEDAEGFFKAVPPIRDKMHMLNEVGLGYVKVGQQATTLSGGEAQRVKLAKELSKRSTGQTLYILDEPTTGLHFEDVRKLLEVLHRLVDQGNSVVVIEHNLDVIKTADHILDLGPGGGVRGGEVVAQGTPEEVAEIEGSYTGQYLRPMLARQKEAAE
- a CDS encoding GGDEF domain-containing protein, with the translated sequence MAHEPHSGPTDRAGASPDVDPRAVQQETMLAMLERERRSLSSSLLAMALLALSFAFYALPGPFYLLLGLRLASFTFTRRAAALLNLAVRENRRTTWPHRRMMLAMGLTGFTLAMLLLPAPAGTPFAAQLLVGCVVLVALTLISTTLAAMRGPRDMMLASFFLTMCVIVPSQLASTANMWIIAVAAITVAGIRMYAYNAGEHIITSAAVLVENRLLSQDLAQALAKAEYLGACDPLTGLYNRRKLFEQRERAADGGLRQVLMIDLDRFKSINDKFGHSAGDRVLVAAADAIGARLDGMKGSGHMAFRLGGEEFVALLQDTDCDTARRVAEALRGDITQISAAAADIGALETTASIGIARWHPGEELDEALQRADAACYAAKNAGRNRVQAAA